Sequence from the Psilocybe cubensis strain MGC-MH-2018 chromosome 10, whole genome shotgun sequence genome:
AAGAGTCAAAGAAGCCAAGACAAAACCTTTTCGCCTACTGCGTTCGTCGAACAGACGTATCTCCTTCAAAACGTCGAATACAGAGCACACCAGTTTCGCCAGAGAGCTCCGGAAAAACCAATTAGCGATGTTCACAGATATTAGCGTACCGTGTACATAAACCCGAAGAACGGCAATTATAGACACGTTTTGGAAGTTACCAGGGCGAGAACCACCTGGTGGAGAACAGAGAAGTTACATAGGGCAATGTCGGAAGCGGTTCTCTAAAGCGACGGGAACTCAAACGGGGGCTATGTGCTGCGAGGCACAAGCCTGAGAGGCTGAGACTGCCGGAGGCCGGGCCATTTGATGGGGCTTGGAATCGATATCACCGTTTCAGTGGGTACCGCGGTGCAGGTGATAAACCCAATGCAACTCCATGGAAGTCGTTCCAGAATATGCTTGACCGAAGAGATGCATGGTGTATATAGCGTTCTTCTTTCCCTGTTCTTCGATACTTCATGGGATGGGGTCAAAGGTCGGGGACGGTCGCAATAAGTGTTACTCGGGATCCCGTAAACTTGTCGTAATCAAAACTTCAATTCGATCTCGAATGTTGTTTATTTGTAAATAAACCAAAAAACAAATGTCAAAATTTTTGTGGCATTCAATCGCCGCATCGTTTCAATTGGAGCTCAGTTAGCGGGGTATTCCGGCAGAAGCCTGCCGTCGGAGAAATTGGGACAGTGTATCCCAACATTTGGCGCTCGGAAGCAACAATGGCTACGTGAAGTCCTTTCTTTACCATGACGCCTTCCCATGTCGTTCAGTGTTGTTTCTCATGAGTGTGCGATACACTGTAATTGTAAAGTCAATGATAAGTTGCTTACGCTACATCTCCTATAAAATCCTACATACCAGGCTCCGCGTAGAGCCATTAGAATTTGACATCCCAGTCGTTAGTCAGTAAGCTATTGATACCGAGTAGGGTGTTCCCACTGAATAAGTGACATTGCTGAATTAAATTCTACAGGAGAACTTTGCTTATTTAGATGATTCCGCATCAATTCGaatgaagaaaataagaAGTCCTTCCCTGTTCTGACAGTGCAACATTGAATATAAACTCTTCCTATGTTAAATGTATGAGTATTCAGCTCCGTAAGGACTCTGTGTAGAGCCTCTCCATAATTCATCCTAGCTGTTTAACATCTCATGTATACTACATCCCTGCATAAGTTGGTTGCCACGTGGAAAGCTCTGGGTACGAATCTAGATGATTATTCCGCCAATAAGCGTTTTACGTCGGTAACGATACGTGTGATTCATGAGAAATACTCTGCGGCTCTGCGGGACGCTCGCGCGTCATTTTCCATTTGTTTCTGGTGCATCATTGCCTTTGAAAACTTGTCAATGATTAGCATCCAAGATATAGAGATGGGCGTCTGAAGCTTCGGGATTGTTTGATGAGCCGGATACAACCGATGCATGTCGTGTCTAGACGCCCGTCCATACTGCATTTTGAAGGTCTTGGCGCTTTCCAAGAGGATTGGTGACTGACCAGTGTAGTAGATTTCTCACGTgaagataaaaaaagaaaagaaaatacgGTCGGGGCCGAGCTTGACTTGTGCCACCAGGGGTAACAGTCTTAGTCAAAGCAACAAGCTGTACTACGTGTACGATGAGATATATCCCGGTTACTTGGTAAATTACCTCACTTCGCTCGTTTTATTGAAACAAGGTTATTATACGCGCGGAACTACTCGCATACGTTATTTTCATGCAAGTATTCTCGGTATGGAAACTTCGTGAGATCCCAAAATGCTCAGCTTAATGACGTTTGCTGCGACGATCTCTCATAATTCCCAATTACAAACATATGTACAACAAGGAACATTCCCCCAACTCGCTTGCTACGCTTTTAAGAATAACTTTCCTGCTTCTCATTGCCCCTCGTTGCCGTGAAAATCAAGATCATTTTAAGTATATATAGATTATAGATTCTATCATAGAAATCTTGTCAGCGAAGACCTCTTAGCCCAAGATAGCCTGGGGGTGTAACTCGAAGAGCACTTCTTTTTTGACCGCCGTCAGACAGCTTCGGTGTTTGTAGGAATGTTCACGAGGAGATCGTAGTAAGATCTGGCTTAGCCGCTTAACGACATGTAGACGATTAGGATCAAGATAGATATCTGCTGCCCTAATACTGCCCTTACTTCTCTCATACACTTAAATGTCGTTCTCATGTTAACCTTCCGAAGCAGTCTGAGCACCTCGTATTAGGTGTTTGTGTTTCAACCTGGACTTGCATAGACGTTAAGAAACAAATACTATTCTATTAATTCACTCATTAGTCTGCGGTATGACGCATTGAAATAAACCAGAGGTTGCCTTGCTGCTCATCAAGCTAGAGAAGCTAGGGAGCATCCAAATTCGCATTCGCAGTTGTTGCAAAACCTTTAACCTTATCAAGCGGACTTTGATTATGATGATTTTTACGGTATATGCCGTGAttatctgataagataagcTCCATAAATTTACGGCTATCTACGGAAAACCTGGAGTAAAGTACAACCGGTGCACCCAACTTTgaacttcctcctctccacCACATGCAAATTATTAATAAAATCGTCATGACATTCGTGGCTCCTCGTGAGATTACCACTCATTAATGCGATTGCAAGAGAGTGCACCCGAGCTTTTCACTTTACCTTGTCGAAGAACACCAACACGATCTCCTAAGACACGACTCGGAACCACCTTCGGGACTGGGAGCTCCTACGACGAATAACAGCGTGTTCATGGGAAATACGAAAGCTGGGCTTCTCGAACCTTCTGAAAAGGACCGTGAGAGGACAATTCAAAATTCTGCGTCAAGTTCTTTCCAAGTAGACCTAGACGATGCTGAAAAACCTCAACATCTACCAAATCCCAGGAAGTGGGTCGCAGTGATCGTCATCAGTTCCGCAGCCTCATGTGTAACTTGTGCATCCTCGATGGTGAGCACCTTTCTCCAGTACTTCTCTCTTTCAGCCTTATACACCATTCATATCCAGGCAGGGTTCGCGGAGAAAGGGGTCTCGCGCGACTTCAACGTCAGCCAAGAGGTGGCGATACTGTCCATTAGTCTTTTCATTGTTGGACTGGGAATAGGGCCTTTGCTTTTCGGACCCCTGTCAGAAGTTTACGGTCGGAATGCAGTATACAGAGTTTCATATGCtctctttttcattttcacctTTCCGGTCGCATTCGCCCCACACGTAGGCAAGTCCCTTTGTCATTTGATCAATCATTATTCTTTTGTATACTTATCAATCTTCTGAAGCtgtatttttaatttttcgATTTATGAGCGGGTTCTGTGGGTCTGCCTTCCTTAGTGTGGCTGGTGGAAGTGTCAGTGATCTATTTGACGATCACACTGTTGCAAGGTTAATCAGTCTCAGATAACACGTTAAGTTTAATTTACAGATCTTCATTGCAGCCCTATGGCCGTTTACACGATCTCTCCATTCATTGGACCGGTTCTTGGACCACTTCTCAGTGGGTAAGTCGCAGCTATCCGGAAACTTCAAATGACTGCGAAATGAGTTCAAAGTTTCGCAAATAAGGTTTATCAATCAGGTAATCAAAATGCAAGATTTATTTTCCGTAAACTGATCCCTTTACAGAATCTTCAATGGCGATGGACATATTACATATTGCTTATCTGGTCTGGGCTTGAACTCGTCGCGCTCATTTTGGTACGTTTACGTACGCCATCAATTTTCTGAGGTTGTGACTAACGTTTGGAACATGCCAGCTAGTGCCGGAAACCTACGTCCCGCTGATTGTGAAACGAAAGGCAATCAGGTATGGCGCATTTTTCCCATGCGTTGAAATATCAAATAATGTATGGTTGAAAGGCTTCGCTCAGAAGGAGAATCGCGATACTGGGCACCTCTAGAACGACAAGAAACAAATTTATCAAGAGCTATTATGATTTCATGCTATAGACCATTCCGTATGTTTCTGTCAAATCCAATTTTAATACTTGTAATCATACATAACTATCTTTTCAGAATTACTTTTGTTCGATCAAATGGCGTTGCTGCTAGATTTATGGTATGTTTTCTATTAAAATTTGATTGATAATCGGGTCTGAGAGTAAAGGGAATCCGCCTACTTTAAGGAATGCTGTGATACTCGGGATATTATATCTCAGTTTCCAGG
This genomic interval carries:
- a CDS encoding Efflux pump atB → MGNTKAGLLEPSEKDRERTIQNSASSSFQVDLDDAEKPQHLPNPRKWVAVIVISSAASCVTCASSMAGFAEKGVSRDFNVSQEVAILSISLFIVGLGIGPLLFGPLSEVYGRNAVYRVSYALFFIFTFPVAFAPHVGKSLSVFLIFRFMSGFCGSAFLSVAGGSVSDLFDDHTVASPMAVYTISPFIGPVLGPLLSGFINQNLQWRWTYYILLIWSGLELVALILLVPETYVPLIVKRKAIRLRSEGESRYWAPLERQETNLSRAIMISCYRPFQLLLFDQMALLLDLWNAVILGILYLSFQAFPFIFGDVHGFNTQETGMSFLGIGLGMIIGLSTQPFWNRLYKLEAERNEGRLPPEARLIMGKFGGILVPIGLFWLAFTTYKAVHWIVPIIASVPFGTGIYFVFTSTFSYMVTAYRPIAASAMAANSAMRSSFAAVFPLFAGAMYHRLGTVGATALLAGLMALMTPLPFVFYRIGADLRRKSRFAYHDQ